The genomic interval GCGCAACAACCTGGCCCCTTTTGGCTTGAGGTAGGCGGCCTCCCCGTCGTCCGCCGCCGTCCACCGCACCTCCTCCAGGTGGGCGAACTCTTCTTCCGCCCAGGCGAGCCGCCCGCGCTCGCTGAGGCGCTCGCGCAGGATGTCGCGCAGCGCGGGGAGATACCGGGTGTCGTCGGCCGCGTAGCGCAGCATGTCGGGCGAGAGCGGCCGCACCGACCAGTCGGCCCGCTGAAACCGCTTGTCCAGCTGCACGCCGAGGTGGCGCTCGAGCAGCGCCGCGAGGCCGATGCCCGGCTCGTTCAGGAGTTGCGCGGCGATGCGGGTGTCGAAGAGACGCGTCGCGCTAAACCCGTACTGCAGGTTGAGCAGGCGGAGATCGTAATCCGCATCATGAAACACCCGCTCGCCCATCGCAGCCGTGAGCAGCCGGCCGAGTGCGCCGAGATCGCCCACCGCGAGCGGATCCACGATCGCGGTACGCGTGCGCGACGAGAGCTGGATCAGGTAGACGCGATCGTGGTAGCGATGAAAGCTGGCGGCCTCGGTGTCGAGCGCAATGAGCGGTTCGGCGGCGAAATCGGCGGCGAGCTGGTCGAACGCGGCCTGCGTCCGGACCAGTTCGACGGGCGCGCCGTTACTCACGCTTGGCGACCTCTTCCAGCCCGGCGGCGATCTCGTCGAGCGCCTTGGCCAGCACCTTGAAGAATTCGGCGTCGGGTGCCGGCGCGGTGCCGAGCGCCGCGTCCATCTGGAGCTTCCGGGCGACGCGGGCGGCGTGTCGGATGTAATCGGTGCTAGGCATGCGGCGCTCGGGTTGACGTCGTTGCAAGATAGGCGCGAGTTCCCGGCGCGCGCTATCTTGGGCGCATGAGCCAGCACGAAGTTGACCTCGCCGTCTATCCCGACGAGTGCGACCCGTACGGCCACCTGAACCAGGCGTCCTTTCTGGCGCTCTTCGAGCGCGCGCGCTGGGCGATGCTCGCGCGCGGACCCGGCATCGACCTCTTCAATCGCCACGGCGCCTGGCCGGCCATGCGGCGGGCGGTGGTAGACTATCAGGCGCCCGCCTTCCCCGGCGACGTGCTGCGCTTCCGGCAGACGCTCATTCATCACGGGCGCACCAGCTTCACCATGCGGCAGACCGCCACGCGCACGCGCGATGACCGACCGGTCGCCGCGGCGGAATTCGTGTTCGTATGCATCGATCGGAGCGGGCGACCGGTGCCGGTACCGGCGGAATTGGCGGAGTTCATGCGCGCGCCGGCCGCGCCGTCGGCCACGCCCCAGCCGGAGAGCGGTTTGCGCAACGTCATGGTGAACGGCGTCCGGCTCGCAGTCGATGTGCGCGGCGCGGGGCCCGCCCTGCTCCTGGTGCACGGCTACCCGCTCGATCACACCATCTGGAGCCCGCAGTTGGACGCGCTCGGCGCCTGGCAGCGTGTGGCACCCGACCTCCGCGGCATGGGCCGGTCGGACGCGCCCGACCTGGGCTACAGCATGGCCACCTACGCCGACGACCTCGTGGCGCTACTCGAAGCGTTGGGCATCGAGCGCGCCGTGGTCTGCGGGCACTCGATGGGCGGCTACATCGTGTTCGAGTTCCTGCGGCGATGGCGCCATCGCGCAGCCGGCGTGATCCTGGTCGGCACGAAGCCCGGGCCCGATGGCACGGAGGCGCGCCGCGCGCGCGACGCAGCGGCGGCCGAAGCTCGCGAGCACGGCGCCGGTGCCATTGCCGACGCCATGCTGCCGCGGATGCTCGCGCCGGAGACGACCGCGTCGAATCCGGCACTGGCGCGCCAGGTCAGAGATCTCATGGCCGCAACACCGGTTTCCGGCATTGTCGGCGCCCTTGGCGCCATGCGCGACCGCGCCGACAGCACCTCGCTCCTCCCGAGGCTTGGCGGCGTGCCGGTGCTGGTGCTCGTGGGTGCGGAGGATCCGTTCTCGCCGCCCGCAGGCGCGGGCGCAATGGCCGCCGCCATTCCCGGTGCGCGCTTCGTCGTAATCGCGGATGCCGGACACCTGCCATCGCTCGAGCAGCCCGCGGTGATGACCGCTGCCATGCGCGACTTTCTCGCGGGAATCGGATGAAACCGTTCGCCTGGCTCGGGCGTTCTGGCAAAAGCGGGCCGGCCCGGTGCTCACTGGGCCTCCGCCGCAGCAAGCGCCCCCCAAAACGCACAGCCCGCGAAGCCGTTGAGGTTTCGCGGGCTGCTTCTCATCCAGGTGCCGGCGGACCCGGCGGCTAGCGCTTGGGCCGCCCCGGAGGCGTGTCGCCGTTGAAGATTTCGCGATTCTTCTCGATGTAGGCGGTCATGTTGGGCGGCACGTCTTCCTCGGGAAAGATGGCCGTGACCGGGCATTCCGGTTCGCAGGCA from Gemmatimonadales bacterium carries:
- a CDS encoding ribonuclease D, giving the protein MSNGAPVELVRTQAAFDQLAADFAAEPLIALDTEAASFHRYHDRVYLIQLSSRTRTAIVDPLAVGDLGALGRLLTAAMGERVFHDADYDLRLLNLQYGFSATRLFDTRIAAQLLNEPGIGLAALLERHLGVQLDKRFQRADWSVRPLSPDMLRYAADDTRYLPALRDILRERLSERGRLAWAEEEFAHLEEVRWTAADDGEAAYLKPKGARLLRGRALAVLREVYRWRDETAQRSDRAAFRILNNEPLLEIARVQPAELGALRAIRGVGPELVERRGREVLAAVQRALALPESELPRVERGPRRVPDPAYEARVERLKAARNEEARRLDLAPGVLCPNATLEAIARAAPTTLEELGGTPGIPRWQAEVLGAALLAAIAG
- the fdxA gene encoding ferredoxin → MTYVITETCIGVKDRACVDVCPVDCIYEGEDQLYIHPDECIDCGACEPECPVTAIFPEEDVPPNMTAYIEKNREIFNGDTPPGRPKR
- a CDS encoding alpha/beta fold hydrolase codes for the protein MSQHEVDLAVYPDECDPYGHLNQASFLALFERARWAMLARGPGIDLFNRHGAWPAMRRAVVDYQAPAFPGDVLRFRQTLIHHGRTSFTMRQTATRTRDDRPVAAAEFVFVCIDRSGRPVPVPAELAEFMRAPAAPSATPQPESGLRNVMVNGVRLAVDVRGAGPALLLVHGYPLDHTIWSPQLDALGAWQRVAPDLRGMGRSDAPDLGYSMATYADDLVALLEALGIERAVVCGHSMGGYIVFEFLRRWRHRAAGVILVGTKPGPDGTEARRARDAAAAEAREHGAGAIADAMLPRMLAPETTASNPALARQVRDLMAATPVSGIVGALGAMRDRADSTSLLPRLGGVPVLVLVGAEDPFSPPAGAGAMAAAIPGARFVVIADAGHLPSLEQPAVMTAAMRDFLAGIG